From Fulvivirga lutea:
TATGGTGGCTGAGGGCAAAGCTGATGTCTATTACAGGCACGGCCCAACAATGGAGTGGGACACTGCTGCCGGACAAGCGGTAGTTGAAGCAGCAGGGGGTAGTGTTTATAGGGGCACTGGTCCCGAAATGTTCTCTTACAATAAAGAAAATTTGTTAAATAGTTCTTTTCTGTGTCTTGGCTTTGACTAATCTATGGAGTACAAACAGAAGTACAAGTACTAAAAGTATGCATGTAAATAATAGTTGATATTCATTCCAACCTTTACCAATAATAGCTAACCCTATAAATAGAAGATTCACGCCTCCTAGTATTAATGTTGATTGCGAGTGATTTAGCCCCAATTCTAGCAAAGCATGATGTATGTGATTATTGTCTGCATGTAAAGGCGATTTGGCCCTAGATACCCGTAAAATGAATATTCTGAGTGTATCAGTTAATGGTACAATTAATAAACAAATCGCAGTTGCGATTGAGCTTGAAAATTTAATTTCGTTACCAGGATTGAGGTTAAAATTAATATTGATAAAAGATATAGAAAGACAACCAATAAGGAATCCAATCATAAGAGCTCCCGTATCGCCCATGAATATCCTCGAAGGATGCCAATTATACATTAAAAATGCTGCAATTCCACCAATAAACGAAAAACAGATGAAGGCATAGTTTGTGACTCCAGCAAAATAGAACCATATACCAAAGGATCCAATGATTATAAATCCTAATGTTCCAGACAGCCCATCAATCCCATCAATCAAATTAAAAGAATTGGTTATCACAATTAATGTAAATGCGCTGATACCTAAGGTTAACCAAATATTAAAATTCACATCGGCCAATGAATAAAGCGAATGAAGTTTAATATCAGAAAATAAAACAACCATTATTATAGGTACTAATTGCCCAAGAAGCTTGTATATGGGCTTCATTGGAATGAGATCATCTCTTATACCTATTATAAAAAATATTGTGAGAGCGCTAAATAAGTAATTGTATGTGCTGTTCGAACTAAACCAGAAAATCAAGGAAAAGGCTGCTCCAATATATATTGGAATACCACCCATGCTTGGGGTTTTGAATTTATGAATCTTTCTTTGATCTGGGGAATCAAGAATTTGCTTCCATTCTAAAGCCCTAATGGCAATAGGGAATAGAAAGTATGATAGTGCTAAAGAAGAAAGAAAGTATCTAAGTAATTCAATGGCTAATAGGCGTTTTCATCTCCTCTAACAAGAGTAAGAATCGTTAAAATTATAATCTTTAAATCTAGAAATAGAGACCAGTTTTCAATATAAAATCTGTCAAATTTAACTCTGTTTTTCATAAAGCTAACATCGGGAGTTTCACCTCTGTAACCTTTAGCCTGTGCCAAACCTGTTATTCCCGGTTTAACAAAATGCCTTGCCATAAAACGTTCCACCTTTTTGGAATACTCTTTTGTATGGTGAAGCATATGTGGTCTAGGTCCTACTACCGACATTGAGCCCATAAGAACGTTAAAAAATTGCGGAAGTTCATCCAGACTTGTTTTTCTTAAAAATGCACCTACTCTTGTAACACGCTCGTCTCCTAAAGTAGCCTGCTTGGTGTCAGCATTCTTATTTTTTCTCATAGTTCTGAATTTCCAGCACCAGAAGTCGTTATTACTTTTTCCTGATCTAATCTGTTTAAAGAAAACATCACCTCTGGAGTCCAGTTTAATTGCTATGGCAATAATTGGGAATAGCCAACTAAAGACTCCGATAATAACTATTAAAGAGAAAAGAATGTCAAAGGCTCTTTTGACGATTCTATTCTTTTGAAATTCCAATGGAAAGGAAGTAACATTCAGAATAGGAATACTATCATAACTTTCAATTTCCAAACCTTTATTCTGGAAACCTCTAAAATCTGCTATTAGCTTAACTTTGATGAAGTTTTTTTCTCCAAAGGAGATTATATTCTGAATTGCTGAATATTTCACATAAGGTAAGCAACAGTATATTTCATCAACTCTATTCGTTCTTACAAAGTATTTAAGGTCTTCTATTTTTCCTTGTATTTTATTATGTGAACCATTGTCGAAAAAACCTAAGAATCGAAATCCAAACTCTGGATGCAGTCTAAAAAATTTCTGGAGTTCTTCAGAAATATCACCATAACCAACCACTACAACGTTTCTATAATTATATCCAAACTTTCTATATAGTCTGATTGAATAGATAAAAATTACCCTCCAAATAAGTATTAGAATTGGAAATACAACATATGTTGTAATTAATTGCTGTCTCGAATACGTTAATTGGTTGATGAAAACAAGTACTGCAGATATTGAGAATAGCTGAACTACAATAAATCTTACTATAGTCCTTAGTATTTCCGATAATTTTGAAATACGCGATATTCTGAAGGGCTTGCCAAGAAATGATAGTGCTACCCAAGTAATATTAGTAAATAAAAGGATATTTGAATATGGATAAGTAAATAGTCCCTGGGCTGTGCCAAAACTAAACTTATAGGCTATGATAAATGAAATATTCAGCAATAGCGCATCAACTATAAATACGATTATGTCTATATATTTCGAATACCTATGCTGCATTATTTACTTAAACTAGCTTGCAAATTTAAATTAATATAAAAACATAATAAAATTTAAATTTAAAAATGTACTATTCTTAAAGCAATCGTTTGCGTAAATGTAGTAGTGTAAGTCAAAAATGATACACATAGCAGTTTTATTACCACATTATAATGATCCTATTGGGTTAAGTTCCACTTTAGAAAGTATTGATAATGGCAATTATTACCTGCACCTTGTTATTGTTGATGATGGTAGTTTGAATTTTAATACTCCTAAAAAGTCAAAAATAGAGGCGGAATTTAGAGCCAAAGGTGTTAAAACTAAGGTTCATTTATTGGAGTTGGAATCGAACAAGGGGGTTGAACACGCATTAAATTTTGGTTTAGAATTCATTTTCGATTCGTTAAATGTAAGTTATATTTTGAGAATCGATTGTGGTGATTTATGCATAAATAATCGAATTCAAAAACAAATAGAATTTTTGGAAAGTAATCTAGAAATAGATTTGGTGGGTTCCTGGGTTAAATATTCAGATGAGAATTCTAACTATTTGTACACATTGAAGCTACCTGTTAGTCATGATCTGTTGTTAAAAAGAAGGTTTATTAGAGTCCCATTTATTCATTCAGCTGTATTAATTAGATATGAAGCATTCAAAAAAATAGGTTTATACTCTTACGAGTTCAAAGCCGCTGAAGACTATGAAATATTTATGCGATTTATAAATAAGGGTAAAACGGCCAATATTCCTGAAGTTTTGACGGAGGTTAAATGGAGGCCCTATGGTATTTCAGTGAAAAAACGAAGAAAGCAATTATGGAATAGACTGTTGCTTTTGTTTAAGTATAGAGATTATAGTCTGTATTTTTTTGTAGGGGTTTTAAGGGTGATGATATTAATGCTACTTCCTTATTCTGTTCTGTCAAGGGTTAAACAAAGGGTGTATAGATGAAAATTCTTCATGTAGTAGAGCCATTTTCTTCGGGTATTGTTACCTTCATAATTAATATAACAAAGTCACAGCCAGATAACGAGCATGTTATTTTTCATGGTAAAAGAACAACCAACGATAAAATAAAGTCAGTAAGGAATAGGTTTCCTAAAGGGGTCAAGTTTTTCGTTTGGAGAAATGTAGTTAGATCAATTAATCCCATAAAAGACATAAGAGCGGGAATTGAGCTTTACAGGTTTTTAAGTTCTAACAAATTTGATGCAATCCATTTACATTCTTCCAAAGCCGGTTTTATTGGTAGGTTGGTTGGTAGAATTTTAGGCCTAACGAATATAATTTACACTCCCAATGGAGCATCATTTCTTAGACAAGACATTAATTACATATCAAAGCGAGTCTATTCTCAATTGGAGTTAATAGCTAGTAAATTTTCCGGAAAAGTAGTTTGTTGCGGTAAATCAGAAAGTGATGCATTTAACACAATCGGTGTAAAAAACTCTTATATCAATAATGGTATTGAGCTGACTGAAAACGTTAACACTGTTATTAATAGTCCATTAATTATTGGCACTGTCGGAATAATAACCGAACAAAAGAACCCAAGATTATTCTTTGAAATCGTTGAACACTTTAAAAATGATAAAAGGATTTTTTTTAAATGGATTGGTGATGGTGAGAAACAAAATATTAAATATGATTTTAATAATGTTACCATAACAGGTTGGCTGAGTGAGCAGGAATTGAAAGATGAGTTGATTCAACTAGACTTATATCTATCAACATCACTTTGGGAGGGCCAACCATTCGCGGTAATAGAAGCTATGAATTACGGTAAATGTCTAGTTCTTAACAAATGTGTTGGCAATATAGATTTGGTTACAAATGAGGAGAACGGATATCTGTTTGAAACTAAAGATGAAGCGATTAATGTAATCACCAATTTGATAGAATCTCCTGCTAAAATTCAGGCGATGGGTGTTAATTCTAAAAAACGGTGCGAATCAAATCATAATTTTAAAACGATGGGAGACTTATATAATAAGGTTTATGAATCAATTGCTGTCAAAAATTAAGCGTAATCAGGTAAACTTCTGGTTATTGAGCATAGCCATAATAGCCTTTTTATTTGGACAAGCAAAGCTGGCCAATTTATTGATCATAGCTATGGTAGTTTTTTGGTTGATTGATAAAGATTTAATGAGTAAAATAAAAAATGCATTCAATAAGAAAGCAACTCTATTCTTAATATCCTACTTCATTCTTACTGTACTTGGTTTAGTTCATTCCTACGATTTAAGCGAAGGCTTTAAATTTGTAGAAATGAGGTTACTAATTCTACTATTACCAGTAGTAATTGTAACTGTCAATTTTAATGAAATACAATTTAAGAATATCAAGAAAACGTTTGTCTATGGTTGCGTTGCAGTTCTGATATTTGGATTGTTTAATTCAACGATTGAATATTGGGAATCTGGTGATTCAGGATTCTTCTTTAATGATAATCTTACATCGATAGTTGGTATTCAGGCAGCATATTTTGCTATTATTGTTAATGTTAGTATTATTCTTGCCGTTAGCTTTCTGTTAGATAATTATAAGAAGTATTATCTATATCCTGCGATACTATTTTTAATCACCTGTGAACTATTATTGGCAACAAGAATTTCTATACTAACTCTTGCCCTTCTAGTAATCATATTCATGGTGTATTTAGGCTCCAAATACAAAGGCAAAACAACTATACCATTACTATTGACACTTTTAACATTGTTTGTAATCGGTATAATGTCATTTCCCCAAACATACAATAGGTTTAAAAGTATGTTCAGCAGCTTTGAATATCAATTTGATAATCCAAACCCCGTAAATCATTTTAATGCCGAAGTAAGTTCAGAAAATTGGAATGGACTAACTCTTAGGCTTGCATTGTGGGAATGTGGTTGGGAGGTTATTAAGACTGATTTTTGGCTGGGAGTTGGAACTGGAGACTATGAATCTAGCTTTAATGCTCAGCTAGAAAAAGTAAATTTTAAATATGCGCAGGCTATGAACTTTGGTGTTCACAATCAATATCTCTACACTTGGATATCTTTTGGGTTATTCGGACTGATAATTTTTATAGCATCGATAATGGGTCTTTTTGTCTTAGCTTATAAAAACAATAATTATGTTTTTATACTCGTCCTAGGAGCCTTTTGCATGGCATTTTTAACAGAAAATGTTTTGAACAGGTATTATGGGATACTACCTTTTGCGCTGCTTCTTTCAATTATATTTTACTCAAAAAAGACTAGTGATTAGAGTATTTGAAGATTAGGTCTGATTGTCCTGATTATAAAGCTCTATTGCTTCTTTGGCATCACCTAAGAATGCTATTTTACCATTTTTGAGATAGAGGGCACGTTTGCAGTACTTTTTAATGTTAGATAAACTATGACTCACCATAATTATAGTTCGACCGTTAATCCAACTCTCTTCCATTACCTTGATTGCCTTGGCTCTAAATTTTGCATCACCAACAGCAAAAACTTCATCTAGAAACATGATATCTGCACCGGCATTCACTGCTATTGAAAAAGATAAGCGTTGAATCATACCGGAAGAGAAGTATTTTATTTTAGAATCCACAAACTCTTCTAATTCTGCAAACTGAATGATTTGATCGAAAACCTGGTCTATTTCTTTAATTTTTAACCCTAAAGCTGATCCCGACACATAAATATTTTGCCTTGCAGTTAATTCATGGCTCATACCCACACCTAAATTCAGAAGCATAGATGTGCCGTTTCTCAAAACTTCACCTCCTTTATCAGGTATGAATGCACCACTCATGATTTTAACTAAAGTGGATTTGCCAGATCCGTTCCTGCCTATAATACCAAAATTTTCACCCTGCTGAATAGAAAAACTTATATCGTTAACGGCTTTTAACTTTTTCTTGTTTTTACCATTACCTAGAATCTGTGCTATTATCCCCTTAATAGATCCATTCTTCTTTTCACTAAGAATGAATGTCTTAGATACATTTTTAAGTGATATGGCCGGTTTAGAAGTATCTATATTTTCCATATTACAAATACTCTGAGGCTCTATCGGAATATTTATTCAAAATATAAATCCCTATTAAGAATAAAATGATAGCGTAACCCGTATCATAAAGTAGCATATCCCAATTTGGAGGTTGTTCAAACATTAATATATTTCTTGCATTATTAATGATTCCAGCAATTGGGTTTAAATAATCCAGTATAGGCAATTTTGCTGAAAATAAATCACCTCGATATAGTATAGGAGATAGAAAGAACCCAAAACCAACTACAATACCCCAAATTGGCTCAATGTCTTTAAAAAGCAAGAAAAGGTTAGACAATATTAGAGATACGCCAAAACTAAGGATAAAGAGATTAATGAATATAAAAATGAAATAAAAGTAGTGATAGGTTGGATATATACCGGAGATAGCTGCACCAATAATAAAAATTATGAAATTGAGAATGAAACCAATGACGGAACTTATAATTGACGCCAAATATATCTCAAGCTTGGCCATATTAGTGTATTCGTATAAGTATTTTTTGGTTTTCAAAATTTTCACAGTGCCACTGGTTACCTCAGTAAAAAACATCCACAGCATTAATCCGGCAAAAAGATAAATTACATAGTTTGGCACTCGCTGGTTCATTAAAATTTGAAAAACCACATAGTACATTATAATTTGTGAAACGGGTTTAATAATAGCCCAAGCTAAACCTAATTTATTCTCATAAAATTTAAGCTTGAATTCAATTTTGGCCATGAGCCAAATACGTTCGGCACGATTAGTTTCAAAAAACCATGAATTAATCTTATTGGAGAGTGTTTGCAGCATTAACGTTTAATATGTCTGTATATAGACTTTGCAATGTTACGTAAAAATTTATTTCCTTTAATTAACGACATCAGTTTAGTATTAGCAAAGGGAAATGGCTTTCTAGTTACCCTTGTAGGGTTTTCAATTAAATACCCAGAACCATTTGCATTTAGAATATTAACAATTTCCGATGCATATCTTGAGTAAAATCCAGAATGTTTTTTTGTTATTAATCTATACAAGTAATTTTTCGAGTAATTGTTGAAAGACTGAGCCATAGACCCTTTCCTAATTCGATATTCCCATAATTTTTCAGGTATTGCCACTCCCCTAAACCCATTTTTAACCATATTAATAACACTTTCGTAATCTTCCATGCCATAAATCATGTTGGAGTCATTTTTTCCAGCAGCCATAAAGTCCTTTTTACGATAAATTAATGCACTACTATTAATCATATTATGAACTAATAAATAAGGAGGCTCAGGATTAAATGAGGGCCAACTAATGTCACTTTTTTCAAAGTATGAAGCCCAACATCCAACGAAGCTTATGTTATTATATTTCTCAATCAGACCAATAGCTTTTTCATAATATGTTTCAGTTACTTTATCATCAGCATCAAGAAAAGCTATAAATTCGCCTTTAGCAATGGTTGCTCCATAATTTCGAGTCGCGCTTAGTCCTTCGTTCTCCTTCCGAAATACTGCTGCATATCCGGATTGCTCAATACTTTTTAATACTTCAATACTATGATCGTCAGTACTCCCATCGTCAATGATTAAAATTTCTTTATTCGCATAAGTGGAGTTAATAACTGAGTCAATAGCTTCATTAATAAAATTACCCATATTAAAGAATGGAATGACTACAGTTAATTTTCCTTTTTCACCTTCATAATCCTTTAACTGGTTAGTATTTAACTCAATTGTTTCTGTGAAGGGAAACTGAATCTTGTTAACGCTTTTCGACCTTTTTTCTAATAGGTAATTAAACTTTCTCTTGTAAACAGTCGAATAGCTACAATTAGATTCAATAGTATCTATTGCATTCTGGCCAATTGAAGCAATTGCCTCTTTGCTCAATGAAAGAATCTTTTTAAGATTTGAAATGAAACTCTCACCTTTCTTATCATGAGAAAAAATAAATCCATTTTCTCCAGTATTTATTAATTCTTTATGGCCTCCGCAATCTGAAGCCAGCACAATTTTACCAAGAGACATGGCCTCAAGAACTGTATAAGGCAGGTTATCAATAATGCTTGGTACTAAAATAATATGAGCTCTTTTAAGCCTTGAATTAATATGCTCAGGGTTAATATGCCCTTCAAAGATTAATAACCGTTTGTCAATATATGGCTTATACGTTTTTCTCAAGTGGTCGCTCAGATCCATCATCTTTGGGTAAAAGAAATGGTTACCTCCTCCAATTAATCTTAAAGGGTGTTCAAAGCCCTGATCCCATAGCCTCTTAAAATATGATAAAAGCTCAATACATCCTTTTTGTGGAGTTAATTTTCCAAAGAAAACAATATCGAAGGGTGTGAAATCTAATTCTGGTTTATCAGATTGTTTGTACGGGTTGAAAATGACAGTCCGTTCCTGTTTAGACCAATCGTAGTACTCATCAGTTTTATCAATTAAATATTGGCTAGGAGATATTACCAAATCGGCACTTTTTAATACAGATTTTTCCATTTCACCTGTCCAGTAGTCAGGTATTTCATATAAAGGTGCTTGGTTATAATCTAAGTATAAAAAGCCTGGTGCGTGAGCCGTAATGTAGAAAAGAGTGTCTTGAAAATAATCGGATAATAAAAGCTTTTTTTGAAGAGCAAAGTATGCGATACCGTTATATTCTTGAGCTTCCATAAAGTCAGGCGCTCCAACTTCTTTGGCATGTTCTTCAATTATTTCCGAGAATGACAAACTCTGAGCTGATTCATCTCCGAGATATTCAAAATGAGAATCATCTGGGCGAAATTTAACCAATTTAACTCCAGCATTGACTTCAATGGTTTTTGTTTTTATTGTGAAATCCGGAATAAAAACAGTGACTTCATGACCTTCTTGCAGCAACATTTGGCCGGTGTGATAGCAATATGTGCTTATACCACCTCCGCTTAAAGGAGGGTATTCTGTTGTAAGTATCCAAAAGGTCATTTAAAAAGAACCGCCTTAGTTTATTTTTCTTAAAACTACATCACAAAATAAGTTAGGATGAAAGGCGTA
This genomic window contains:
- a CDS encoding MraY family glycosyltransferase — protein: MGGIPIYIGAAFSLIFWFSSNSTYNYLFSALTIFFIIGIRDDLIPMKPIYKLLGQLVPIIMVVLFSDIKLHSLYSLADVNFNIWLTLGISAFTLIVITNSFNLIDGIDGLSGTLGFIIIGSFGIWFYFAGVTNYAFICFSFIGGIAAFLMYNWHPSRIFMGDTGALMIGFLIGCLSISFININFNLNPGNEIKFSSSIATAICLLIVPLTDTLRIFILRVSRAKSPLHADNNHIHHALLELGLNHSQSTLILGGVNLLFIGLAIIGKGWNEYQLLFTCILLVLVLLFVLHRLVKAKTQKRTI
- a CDS encoding undecaprenyl-phosphate glucose phosphotransferase, producing MQHRYSKYIDIIVFIVDALLLNISFIIAYKFSFGTAQGLFTYPYSNILLFTNITWVALSFLGKPFRISRISKLSEILRTIVRFIVVQLFSISAVLVFINQLTYSRQQLITTYVVFPILILIWRVIFIYSIRLYRKFGYNYRNVVVVGYGDISEELQKFFRLHPEFGFRFLGFFDNGSHNKIQGKIEDLKYFVRTNRVDEIYCCLPYVKYSAIQNIISFGEKNFIKVKLIADFRGFQNKGLEIESYDSIPILNVTSFPLEFQKNRIVKRAFDILFSLIVIIGVFSWLFPIIAIAIKLDSRGDVFFKQIRSGKSNNDFWCWKFRTMRKNKNADTKQATLGDERVTRVGAFLRKTSLDELPQFFNVLMGSMSVVGPRPHMLHHTKEYSKKVERFMARHFVKPGITGLAQAKGYRGETPDVSFMKNRVKFDRFYIENWSLFLDLKIIILTILTLVRGDENAY
- a CDS encoding glycosyltransferase → MIHIAVLLPHYNDPIGLSSTLESIDNGNYYLHLVIVDDGSLNFNTPKKSKIEAEFRAKGVKTKVHLLELESNKGVEHALNFGLEFIFDSLNVSYILRIDCGDLCINNRIQKQIEFLESNLEIDLVGSWVKYSDENSNYLYTLKLPVSHDLLLKRRFIRVPFIHSAVLIRYEAFKKIGLYSYEFKAAEDYEIFMRFINKGKTANIPEVLTEVKWRPYGISVKKRRKQLWNRLLLLFKYRDYSLYFFVGVLRVMILMLLPYSVLSRVKQRVYR
- a CDS encoding glycosyltransferase → MKILHVVEPFSSGIVTFIINITKSQPDNEHVIFHGKRTTNDKIKSVRNRFPKGVKFFVWRNVVRSINPIKDIRAGIELYRFLSSNKFDAIHLHSSKAGFIGRLVGRILGLTNIIYTPNGASFLRQDINYISKRVYSQLELIASKFSGKVVCCGKSESDAFNTIGVKNSYINNGIELTENVNTVINSPLIIGTVGIITEQKNPRLFFEIVEHFKNDKRIFFKWIGDGEKQNIKYDFNNVTITGWLSEQELKDELIQLDLYLSTSLWEGQPFAVIEAMNYGKCLVLNKCVGNIDLVTNEENGYLFETKDEAINVITNLIESPAKIQAMGVNSKKRCESNHNFKTMGDLYNKVYESIAVKN
- a CDS encoding O-antigen ligase family protein gives rise to the protein MNQLLSKIKRNQVNFWLLSIAIIAFLFGQAKLANLLIIAMVVFWLIDKDLMSKIKNAFNKKATLFLISYFILTVLGLVHSYDLSEGFKFVEMRLLILLLPVVIVTVNFNEIQFKNIKKTFVYGCVAVLIFGLFNSTIEYWESGDSGFFFNDNLTSIVGIQAAYFAIIVNVSIILAVSFLLDNYKKYYLYPAILFLITCELLLATRISILTLALLVIIFMVYLGSKYKGKTTIPLLLTLLTLFVIGIMSFPQTYNRFKSMFSSFEYQFDNPNPVNHFNAEVSSENWNGLTLRLALWECGWEVIKTDFWLGVGTGDYESSFNAQLEKVNFKYAQAMNFGVHNQYLYTWISFGLFGLIIFIASIMGLFVLAYKNNNYVFILVLGAFCMAFLTENVLNRYYGILPFALLLSIIFYSKKTSD
- a CDS encoding ABC transporter ATP-binding protein, with product MENIDTSKPAISLKNVSKTFILSEKKNGSIKGIIAQILGNGKNKKKLKAVNDISFSIQQGENFGIIGRNGSGKSTLVKIMSGAFIPDKGGEVLRNGTSMLLNLGVGMSHELTARQNIYVSGSALGLKIKEIDQVFDQIIQFAELEEFVDSKIKYFSSGMIQRLSFSIAVNAGADIMFLDEVFAVGDAKFRAKAIKVMEESWINGRTIIMVSHSLSNIKKYCKRALYLKNGKIAFLGDAKEAIELYNQDNQT
- a CDS encoding ABC transporter permease, whose amino-acid sequence is MLQTLSNKINSWFFETNRAERIWLMAKIEFKLKFYENKLGLAWAIIKPVSQIIMYYVVFQILMNQRVPNYVIYLFAGLMLWMFFTEVTSGTVKILKTKKYLYEYTNMAKLEIYLASIISSVIGFILNFIIFIIGAAISGIYPTYHYFYFIFIFINLFILSFGVSLILSNLFLLFKDIEPIWGIVVGFGFFLSPILYRGDLFSAKLPILDYLNPIAGIINNARNILMFEQPPNWDMLLYDTGYAIILFLIGIYILNKYSDRASEYL
- a CDS encoding glycosyltransferase; amino-acid sequence: MTFWILTTEYPPLSGGGISTYCYHTGQMLLQEGHEVTVFIPDFTIKTKTIEVNAGVKLVKFRPDDSHFEYLGDESAQSLSFSEIIEEHAKEVGAPDFMEAQEYNGIAYFALQKKLLLSDYFQDTLFYITAHAPGFLYLDYNQAPLYEIPDYWTGEMEKSVLKSADLVISPSQYLIDKTDEYYDWSKQERTVIFNPYKQSDKPELDFTPFDIVFFGKLTPQKGCIELLSYFKRLWDQGFEHPLRLIGGGNHFFYPKMMDLSDHLRKTYKPYIDKRLLIFEGHINPEHINSRLKRAHIILVPSIIDNLPYTVLEAMSLGKIVLASDCGGHKELINTGENGFIFSHDKKGESFISNLKKILSLSKEAIASIGQNAIDTIESNCSYSTVYKRKFNYLLEKRSKSVNKIQFPFTETIELNTNQLKDYEGEKGKLTVVIPFFNMGNFINEAIDSVINSTYANKEILIIDDGSTDDHSIEVLKSIEQSGYAAVFRKENEGLSATRNYGATIAKGEFIAFLDADDKVTETYYEKAIGLIEKYNNISFVGCWASYFEKSDISWPSFNPEPPYLLVHNMINSSALIYRKKDFMAAGKNDSNMIYGMEDYESVINMVKNGFRGVAIPEKLWEYRIRKGSMAQSFNNYSKNYLYRLITKKHSGFYSRYASEIVNILNANGSGYLIENPTRVTRKPFPFANTKLMSLIKGNKFLRNIAKSIYRHIKR